The segment AACAAAGAAAAGTTAGTTGCAAAAGGTAAAAAAGGAACCGTTTTGAAAAGTGGTTATGAGCTTGAAGAACTTAAGCTTGTTGGCATTATTAAAAAAGACAAGAGTAAATATGCGATGATGGAAGATTTACATGGAAGAGGGATTTTATTTAAAAAAGGAGACCCTATTAATCCCACTATGTCTATTATGGATATTCTTGAAAGCAAGGTTATTTTAGGATACAGTGTAAGGGGTGAAACAAGAAAGTTTGAATTAGAAATACAGAAATGATGAGGGTGTAAATATGCGAAGAAAAATTTCACTATTTGTTATTATACTTTTATTAGTACCCTTTATTGCTTTTGGGCAGTTCGCTAAAAAGGATGCTTCTAAAATATCTTTTGACTTTATGGATGCAGATATAAGAAATGTATTGAGAATCCTGGCAGAAATCTCTGGTAAAAACATTGTTATTTCAGATGCTGTAAAAGGCAAAGTCACTATTAAGCTTGATAATATATCGTGGGACGAGGCACTGGATGTGATTTTAAAAGATAACGACCTTGCGAAGATTGAGGAAGAGAACATTATAAGAATTGTGACTTCAAAGAAGTTTTTTGATGAAAAAAAGAGAGAGAGGGATGAAGCTTCAGAATTTTTGAAAGAGAAAGAATTAAAATCTAGTATGGGAATAGACTTTGTCACTGAAACAATTTTTATCAACTACGCTGATGCTGCTGAAGTAGAAAAGATGATAAGCGGGGAAACTGATAAGGATAAGAAATCGAAGGGGCTTCTCTCACCAAATGGGACTGTTAAATTGGTTAAATGGACGAACGCCCTTATTATAAAAGATACAAAAGAAAATATTGAGCAGGTTAAATTGAGAATTAAAGAGCATGACATTGTACCACCTCAGGTTCAGATTGAGGCGAGAATTGTACAGGCAAATTCAGATTTTGCAAAACAATTGGGAATACAGTGGGGGGCTAGATATCAGGCAAACTTAGACCGTAAAA is part of the Pseudomonadota bacterium genome and harbors:
- a CDS encoding pilus assembly protein PilP; amino-acid sequence: MLKLQKSSCLIFTLVFLCSFAYGAEPKKPPEEKKSLINNFTYTSKDRRDPFEPVYLLKAKKNKEKLVAKGKKGTVLKSGYELEELKLVGIIKKDKSKYAMMEDLHGRGILFKKGDPINPTMSIMDILESKVILGYSVRGETRKFELEIQK
- the pilQ gene encoding type IV pilus secretin PilQ, which translates into the protein MRRKISLFVIILLLVPFIAFGQFAKKDASKISFDFMDADIRNVLRILAEISGKNIVISDAVKGKVTIKLDNISWDEALDVILKDNDLAKIEEENIIRIVTSKKFFDEKKRERDEASEFLKEKELKSSMGIDFVTETIFINYADAAEVEKMISGETDKDKKSKGLLSPNGTVKLVKWTNALIIKDTKENIEQVKLRIKEHDIVPPQVQIEARIVQANSDFAKQLGIQWGARYQANLDRKNLELTGGKNPTAASTTTSYTATTGMEALRGATGAFPYNVNLPAAVGVGSGGVLGMFLGSVTDTFQLDLQLSALEGEGKGKIISNPKVVTSDNQPAKIAQGTSVPYQTVSMSGTQTQFIDAVLGLEVTPRVTKDGNVRLKIKATKDRPIYVPGSPIPGIDKKEATTEVIVKDGETAVIGGIYESTESETEDGIPILRHIPLFGWLFKKDVTTKSKTELLIFITPRIIKNLYAEEGYK